The Algoriphagus halophilus genome window below encodes:
- the ilvB gene encoding biosynthetic-type acetolactate synthase large subunit: MKDLMIRGADVVVRTLIEENAEIIFGYPGGAIMPVYDALYDYHDQIKHVLTRHEQGAIHAAQGYARVSGKVGVCLATSGPGATNLITGLADALIDSTPLVCITGQVAAHLLGTDAFQETDVVGMSMPCTKWNIQVRTVEEIAPAIAKAFFIARSGRPGPVLIDITKNAQTDFGEFNYVPCLGFRSYQTKIEINKSDIQKAAEMIDSAERPYVLYGQGVVLGKAEEEFKAFLDKSGIPAASTLLGSGALPQDHPSYVGKLGMHGNYAPNILTNQCDVLIAVGMRFDDRVTGDVKRYAKQAKIIHLELDPAEINKTIRCHHSVLGDCKDSLALLTEAVAAKSHQDWLEKFRELEREENSAVVQHDITPTKVGLTMGEVIYQVNQYKADDAVLVTDVGQHQMIAWRYFNYKKSRTQVTSGGLGTMGFALPAALGAQMFDFSRQVICVVGDGGIQMTIQEFGTIMQTKAPVKIILLNNNYLGMVRQWQQMFFDKRYSFTELDNPEFVKIAEAYGIKSQKISDRSDLNEAIEDMLIHDGPYFLEVVVEKEDNVFPMIATGCSVEEVRLS; encoded by the coding sequence ATGAAAGACTTGATGATCCGAGGAGCAGATGTCGTAGTCAGAACTCTCATAGAGGAAAATGCCGAGATTATTTTCGGATATCCTGGAGGAGCAATCATGCCAGTGTATGATGCACTGTATGATTATCACGATCAAATCAAACACGTTCTTACCCGCCATGAGCAAGGTGCAATTCATGCTGCACAAGGGTATGCGCGAGTCTCTGGGAAAGTCGGTGTCTGTTTAGCAACATCAGGACCAGGGGCTACTAATTTGATTACAGGATTAGCGGATGCATTGATAGATAGTACACCGTTGGTGTGTATTACTGGACAAGTAGCTGCACACTTATTGGGTACTGATGCTTTTCAGGAAACTGATGTAGTAGGGATGTCTATGCCTTGTACTAAATGGAACATCCAAGTGAGAACTGTGGAAGAAATAGCTCCGGCAATTGCCAAAGCATTTTTCATAGCGAGATCAGGAAGGCCAGGACCAGTATTGATAGATATAACTAAAAATGCCCAGACTGATTTTGGTGAATTCAATTACGTGCCTTGCCTAGGCTTCAGATCGTATCAGACCAAAATTGAAATTAATAAGTCTGATATTCAGAAAGCCGCAGAAATGATTGATTCTGCTGAAAGACCTTATGTGCTTTATGGACAAGGGGTAGTTCTAGGTAAAGCGGAAGAAGAATTCAAAGCATTCTTGGATAAATCGGGCATTCCTGCAGCTTCTACCTTATTGGGATCCGGTGCTTTGCCACAGGATCACCCTTCTTATGTGGGGAAACTAGGAATGCATGGGAATTATGCACCGAATATCCTTACCAACCAATGCGATGTTTTAATTGCTGTTGGAATGAGGTTTGATGATCGTGTGACCGGGGATGTAAAACGCTATGCTAAGCAAGCGAAGATCATCCATCTGGAATTGGATCCAGCAGAAATCAATAAAACCATAAGATGTCATCATTCAGTTTTGGGTGATTGTAAAGATAGTTTGGCCTTATTGACGGAGGCGGTTGCCGCAAAATCCCACCAGGATTGGTTGGAGAAATTCCGTGAATTGGAGCGTGAGGAAAATTCAGCAGTCGTACAGCATGATATTACTCCTACCAAAGTGGGACTTACCATGGGGGAAGTAATTTATCAAGTGAATCAATACAAAGCAGACGATGCTGTATTGGTCACAGATGTAGGCCAGCACCAAATGATTGCCTGGAGATATTTCAATTATAAGAAGTCTCGTACTCAGGTGACATCTGGAGGATTAGGAACTATGGGTTTTGCATTGCCTGCAGCCCTTGGGGCTCAAATGTTTGATTTTTCCAGACAAGTAATTTGTGTAGTTGGGGATGGAGGGATCCAGATGACTATTCAAGAGTTTGGAACAATCATGCAGACCAAAGCTCCTGTAAAAATCATCTTGCTGAATAATAATTATTTAGGCATGGTGAGACAATGGCAACAAATGTTCTTTGATAAGCGCTATTCATTTACTGAACTGGATAATCCTGAATTTGTGAAGATTGCAGAAGCCTATGGCATCAAATCCCAAAAAATATCCGACAGATCAGATTTGAATGAGGCAATTGAAGATATGTTAATTCATGATGGGCCGTACTTCTTAGAAGTGGTGGTAGAGAAGGAAGACAATGTTTTCCCGATGATCGCAACGGGCTGTTCTGTAGAAGAGGTAAGACTAAGTTAA